Proteins from a genomic interval of Burkholderia cepacia GG4:
- a CDS encoding multicopper oxidase domain-containing protein, giving the protein MGHITHHAWTATLARLGRLARVGVATLAALLSMHALAAAPGITGKVFNLTAEEARITQPDGSSVYSWGYGCATTSATAPVFSPAAIAGATCPTMQIPGPTLIVRQGDTITVTLTNNLPVAAGNTSILFPGFVVCTGTLSPDGKTCTGTSGVSGLLAQEAPHGTTVTYTFVASTPGTHTYYSGTQGDLQIEMGMYGAIIVLPNTSVNTAGCMAFPDTGRPFGQHDFRNAAAAFDNSAACYDREYLFQLSEMDPRIHQQAEQQVAANASCLKQAGCMTVETEPYHPAYFMVNGRSMPDDMDPNYAPQYPHQPYNGNPHMHPGELVLLRIVGTGRWQHPFHEHGNHVRVLARDGNLLLSAVDPAHQGNPRLPAGPLLFTTTTTPGLTMDGIFYWTGKGLNWDVYGHYPGDGSVCVPDANGYYTTASNPPAPRNAPNYYEWCQDHGKALEKAPFGKVGSGGPVTLPDSNILTNGFWYGGSPYLGPDATTRATSPTGTSPPSNTNLNPAATEAGFAFMWHSHNEREITTNNIFPGGLMMMMLVDPPVFVIDESN; this is encoded by the coding sequence GTGGGACACATCACTCATCATGCGTGGACCGCGACGCTCGCCCGTCTCGGACGGCTCGCGCGCGTCGGCGTCGCGACGCTCGCCGCGTTGCTGTCGATGCACGCGCTAGCCGCCGCACCGGGCATCACCGGCAAGGTCTTCAATCTCACCGCCGAGGAGGCGCGCATCACGCAGCCCGACGGCTCGAGCGTCTACTCGTGGGGTTACGGCTGCGCGACGACCAGCGCGACGGCGCCCGTATTCTCGCCGGCGGCGATCGCCGGCGCGACCTGTCCGACGATGCAGATCCCCGGCCCGACGCTGATCGTCAGGCAGGGCGACACCATCACCGTGACGCTCACCAACAACCTGCCGGTGGCGGCCGGCAACACGTCGATCCTGTTTCCCGGCTTCGTCGTGTGCACCGGGACGCTGAGCCCGGACGGCAAGACCTGCACCGGCACCTCCGGCGTGTCCGGACTGCTGGCGCAGGAGGCGCCGCACGGCACGACGGTCACCTACACGTTCGTCGCGTCGACGCCGGGCACGCATACGTACTACAGCGGCACGCAGGGCGACCTGCAGATCGAGATGGGGATGTACGGCGCGATCATCGTGCTGCCGAACACGTCGGTCAACACGGCGGGCTGCATGGCGTTCCCGGACACCGGCAGGCCGTTCGGCCAGCACGATTTCCGCAACGCGGCGGCGGCGTTTGATAACAGCGCAGCCTGCTATGACCGTGAGTATCTCTTTCAGTTGTCCGAAATGGATCCGCGCATCCATCAGCAGGCGGAACAGCAGGTCGCGGCGAATGCATCGTGCCTGAAGCAGGCCGGCTGCATGACCGTCGAGACCGAGCCTTATCACCCGGCCTATTTCATGGTCAATGGCCGTTCGATGCCGGACGACATGGATCCGAACTACGCGCCGCAGTATCCGCACCAGCCGTACAACGGCAACCCGCACATGCATCCGGGCGAACTGGTGCTGCTGCGGATCGTCGGCACGGGCCGCTGGCAGCATCCGTTCCACGAGCACGGCAATCACGTGCGCGTGCTGGCGCGCGACGGCAACCTGCTGCTCAGCGCGGTTGACCCGGCTCACCAGGGGAACCCGCGGCTGCCGGCCGGCCCGCTGCTGTTCACGACCACCACGACGCCGGGCCTGACGATGGACGGGATCTTCTACTGGACCGGCAAGGGCCTGAACTGGGACGTCTACGGGCATTACCCGGGCGACGGCTCCGTGTGTGTCCCGGACGCGAACGGCTACTACACGACCGCGTCGAATCCGCCGGCCCCGCGCAACGCGCCGAACTACTACGAGTGGTGCCAGGACCACGGCAAGGCGCTCGAGAAGGCGCCGTTCGGCAAGGTCGGCAGCGGCGGGCCGGTCACGCTGCCGGACTCGAACATCCTGACCAACGGCTTCTGGTATGGCGGCAGTCCGTATCTCGGGCCGGACGCGACCACGCGCGCCACGTCTCCGACCGGGACGTCGCCGCCCAGCAACACGAACCTGAACCCGGCGGCGACGGAAGCGGGCTTCGCATTCATGTGGCACTCGCATAACGAACGCGAGATCACGACGAACAACATCTTTCCCGGCGGATTGATGATGATGATGCTCGTCGATCCTCCGGTGTTTGTGATCGACGAATCCAATTAG
- a CDS encoding multicopper oxidase domain-containing protein — MFSTRACCSSVAALLLLMCAVPSFAQSFRVQCPSTTPSHPTALAPGVGEPAYTKPSYTGQNSTSTGTVNGAIKCQQISGGDGYATMANGVQTYLFAFGPLSGLADIKAGLPGTELASVFNTVGDPRTDVHYNGAVGLAPDPDAGGALTGHVDPRPIMDIGVMNGNEPAPLMAIDEDDEFFLTLTNVGMIMRPDLFEKHTVHFHGYPNASSFYDGVPDASVAINIGASFTYYYLAPDAGTYFWHCHITPPEHLQMGMVGQVYVRPRQDRVPKGVSLYEALVTQQSDLRTRCGNDILCTTPLPPQNNGLVRAANPNIPATTPETLSLYAYNDGDGSTAYDVEYPIQIHGFDPNFHFVGMTFNPEPFTDMKDKFFLLNGRSYPDTVTDGAMSTPASDSSMHPSQPLSTLINIPAGGRALLRISDLDVTEYQTLASLGIPMHVIAINARMLRDMAGNNLAYDTNSITLGGGESLDLILDASDKTKYHSGQIFYLYTPNLDHLSNDQENFGGLMTEVHICSAVDPITKHCTL; from the coding sequence ATGTTCAGTACCCGCGCGTGTTGCAGCAGTGTGGCGGCACTGTTGCTCCTGATGTGCGCCGTTCCCTCGTTCGCCCAGTCGTTCCGCGTCCAGTGCCCGTCCACCACGCCGTCCCATCCGACCGCGCTGGCGCCCGGGGTTGGCGAACCCGCCTACACGAAGCCGAGCTACACCGGCCAGAATTCCACGTCGACCGGCACCGTGAACGGCGCGATCAAGTGCCAGCAGATTTCGGGCGGCGACGGCTACGCCACGATGGCCAACGGCGTGCAGACCTACCTGTTCGCGTTCGGCCCGCTGTCCGGGCTCGCGGACATCAAGGCCGGGCTGCCCGGCACCGAGCTCGCGTCGGTGTTCAACACCGTCGGCGATCCCAGGACGGACGTGCACTACAACGGCGCGGTCGGCCTCGCGCCCGATCCGGATGCCGGCGGCGCGCTGACCGGCCACGTCGATCCCCGCCCGATCATGGACATCGGCGTGATGAACGGCAACGAGCCCGCGCCGCTGATGGCGATCGACGAGGACGACGAGTTCTTCCTCACGCTCACGAACGTCGGGATGATCATGCGTCCGGACCTGTTCGAGAAGCATACGGTGCACTTCCACGGCTATCCGAACGCGTCGTCGTTCTATGACGGCGTGCCGGATGCGTCCGTCGCGATCAATATCGGCGCGAGCTTCACGTACTACTATCTCGCGCCGGATGCGGGCACCTATTTCTGGCACTGCCACATCACGCCGCCGGAGCACCTGCAGATGGGCATGGTCGGCCAGGTCTACGTACGGCCGCGCCAGGACCGGGTGCCGAAGGGCGTGTCGCTGTACGAGGCGCTGGTGACGCAGCAGTCGGACCTGCGCACGCGCTGCGGCAACGACATTCTGTGCACGACGCCGCTGCCGCCGCAGAACAACGGCCTCGTGCGCGCGGCCAACCCCAACATTCCGGCGACCACACCGGAAACGCTGTCGCTCTACGCGTACAACGACGGCGACGGCTCGACCGCGTACGACGTCGAGTATCCGATCCAGATCCACGGGTTCGATCCGAACTTCCACTTCGTCGGCATGACGTTCAATCCGGAGCCGTTCACCGACATGAAGGACAAGTTCTTCCTGCTGAACGGCCGCAGCTATCCGGACACGGTGACCGACGGGGCGATGTCGACACCCGCATCGGACAGCTCGATGCATCCGTCGCAACCGCTGTCGACGCTGATCAACATTCCGGCCGGCGGCCGGGCGCTGTTGCGGATCTCGGATCTCGACGTGACCGAATACCAGACGCTGGCGTCGCTCGGCATCCCGATGCACGTGATCGCGATCAATGCCCGCATGCTGCGCGACATGGCCGGCAACAACCTGGCCTACGACACGAACTCGATCACGCTCGGGGGCGGCGAATCGCTCGACCTGATTCTCGACGCCAGCGACAAGACGAAATACCACTCGGGCCAGATTTTCTATCTGTACACGCCGAACCTCGATCACCTGTCGAACGATCAGGAGAACTTCGGCGGCCTGATGACCGAGGTCCACATCTGCAGCGCGGTTGATCCGATTACGAAGCATTGCACCCTTTGA
- a CDS encoding IclR family transcriptional regulator, producing the protein MSTPVTPPAPRDRESSPDEITALARGLAVLRRIAAADAPVSNRELTELTGIPKPTVSRITATLVSAGFLFQLPDSERFVLTASVLELSHGFLRNFDIRARSRPFMIELAERTSLSVHLAVRDRLDMVAIDVIRPRSAVLVTRLEIGSRMDIARTAVGRAYLAALEDDERRTLLDALRATAGDDWPHVSARLNPALDEAIRAGHAMAIGEWREGLNAVAAGFVGPSGQRYSVNCGGASSQCPPEWLHEHVVPALRECIAKITREIGGAPARRSVM; encoded by the coding sequence GTGTCGACACCTGTAACGCCTCCCGCGCCCCGAGACCGCGAATCGTCGCCCGACGAGATCACCGCGCTCGCGCGCGGCCTCGCCGTGCTGCGCCGCATCGCGGCCGCCGACGCCCCGGTCAGCAACCGCGAACTGACCGAACTGACGGGCATCCCGAAGCCGACCGTGTCGCGCATCACGGCGACGCTCGTCAGCGCCGGCTTCCTGTTCCAGCTACCCGACAGCGAGCGCTTCGTGCTGACCGCGTCGGTGCTGGAACTGAGCCACGGCTTCCTGCGCAACTTCGACATCCGCGCACGCTCGCGGCCGTTCATGATCGAACTCGCCGAGCGCACGTCGCTGTCGGTGCACCTCGCGGTGCGCGACCGGCTCGACATGGTCGCGATCGATGTGATCCGGCCGCGTTCGGCCGTGCTCGTCACGCGTCTCGAGATCGGCTCGCGGATGGACATCGCGCGCACGGCGGTCGGCCGCGCGTATCTCGCGGCGCTCGAGGACGACGAACGCCGCACGCTGCTCGATGCGCTGCGCGCGACGGCCGGCGACGACTGGCCGCATGTGTCGGCGCGCCTGAACCCGGCGCTCGACGAAGCGATACGCGCAGGCCACGCGATGGCGATCGGCGAATGGCGCGAAGGACTGAACGCGGTCGCGGCCGGTTTCGTCGGTCCGTCGGGCCAGCGCTATTCGGTGAACTGCGGCGGCGCGTCCAGCCAGTGCCCGCCCGAATGGCTGCACGAACACGTGGTGCCCGCGCTGCGCGAATGCATCGCGAAAATCACCCGAGAGATCGGCGGCGCGCCGGCCCGGCGCAGCGTCATGTAA